The Osmerus mordax isolate fOsmMor3 chromosome 5, fOsmMor3.pri, whole genome shotgun sequence DNA window ACGTACGCATGCCAGACAGGCGAGGCGGTGCGTGTGGCCTTCTTCAAACCCCCTGACCAGGTCGACACTGACGTCAGGGTGTACTTCCGTTACAACCCCCCCACTGTTCTGGGTCCGACTACCATTTGTACTTATTTTGGGGGTAAACGGAAACCGTGGTAACCGCAAACACAACCTACAGGAGTTACCGGGGGACACAGATTACAGAGAGTCTGTAAACATTAGCTCGGACTGTTCCGTCCTGTGCACACCCACCTGTCTCTGACGCTGGCACCAGGCCTGGGGTGTTTACCCCGTCACCATGGTTACCGGGCCACCAGGGCAGAGTGGGAGTGGTCAGGGAGGACGCTATGACAACAGGAGCTTGGAAGACTCTCCGAAGACCTTATTTATGACTGTGTGGGCTCTGTTATGTCAACATGGCCAAGTGTgtctcagtggtgtgtgtgtgtgtgtgtgtgtgtaggtgtcctTGTTTTTTTCATCTTTATTAGACTGTGTTGATATGACCTTCACGGTTTAATTGTTTGTCAAAGGCGTCTTCCAGTCTGAATGTGAGTCGTGGTCTGACACCCCAGAGTTTTTCTTGGAggaatgctcacacacaccatctctttctctcttacacacacacacacacacactaacacagtgtTTCCCTTGTCAGGCACCCCAGTAAACCCTGTCTCACAAACCCGCTTCCTTGATCCTGCCTTTTAAGATCTACAGCTAGTCAAATTGAACATGACAAATAACATCGGAACTTTTGAAAGATTCAGCTTGCGCTTCACGCCCAGAATTGGACTCAAACAGCACATCAGAAAATTTATTGAGAATATCTGAGACATAAATTGCACCAAGGCAAGAGCTCAGCTTTAGAACTTTTATTTGAGTTTGTTTGGCTTGACATAATCCATTTTAATGAATTAATTTAATATTTTAACTCTTATGATTTACCATTTTGCTAAAACGAAATATATTGTCACTGTGGATCTTAATTTGTCTAAGGCCTGTGTTCATCtctgtgtaacacacacacacacacacacaacctccatgATACTTACCCAGTGTTGGCTTGTttgtacccctccctctccccctcaccaccGTCCATCACTCCAACAGTCTAATCTATGATTTACATTTTGAGCAAAGTGTGTTTTTATCGCATGCCTCCCCCATAACTCAGCTCTTTATTTTCTGCATTTTCTTTTCCTTTGTTTTCTCTTAtctgctctgcccccctcccctcctttctttttttggggcttttctttctcccccccccccccccccctttccttaaATTTCTTTGTGCGACTGTAGCTAAACTCAGGCTTCCCATGCATGAGGGCGATGGGGCTAACACTCATAGCAGGACCGTGGCTGAGGCCCGCCTGCACAAGTGCATGAGGAGAGCCCGGGGCCTGCAGCAGCGCATGCAGCAGGAGAGCGCGGCGCTGCAGCCGGAGCGCAGAGCTGCGGCCGCGCGGCgcgcagaggaggagcaggagccgccctgccccccctgtcCCCAGGGAGCACCCAGGTataccaccccccctctctctccctactgctCCCCCCAGAGCCCCCGGGGGCCTGGATGAGAGCCTCTTCCACGGacgctcccccctccctgctcactTATGGAGCTCCGCTCCACGTTCAGTCGAATCCCCGCAGAGCGCGTTGAGCCCACGCTGTAGGGCTCGTCCGAAAAATAGCAGGATGCGGATGAGGTCCTCTTCCCGCTTAGGGCCCAGACGTTCGGCTTCACCTGTTTTTCGGGGCGTGCGAGAGCGCCTCTCCTATTTAAGCGTTAACAGGAACTGTGTTTCGTGGTCCGAGGTGCTGTCAGGGAGCCCCACAGCTTAGTGGTTGCTGCTGCGTAGACCAGAATAGCACAAGTTGGTGTTCGCCGTGAGCtctctttgggggggggggggggtcgcaagGTCCGCTCACACAAGGGGGGGATGGAAAAGCCAGAGTGACACCCATCTCTTTCAGGGGACTGATGAAGCACACCCTCGCACGCACAGTCACTcgtacactcacatacacatgcacatacacgcgCGCACCCATTTCAGATGTAAACAGCATGTGCTAGCGTGTGAGTCAGCGTGTAACTtgggctcctctcctcctctccagtaaACAGCCTGTCTCGGTCCAAGTACTGTTGACGGACACAGAGGAGGAACCGCCAGCCAACCAGGATGCAGCCCAAGGCCCGCCTTCACCTCTCCATGTCAAGCCCCTCCCCCTAAGCGCATACTCGCTCCCTGACGCCCAGAGCCACGACGCCGCCCCCGCGAGCCCTCGTCCTACGGGGTCTCCCACAGGGGACGGCAGGGACTGGCCGGGCGGCTACGGTCCGGAGGGGAGGCAGCACTGGTCCCAGAGCGCCTGCTCCAGAGGGACTCCCCTCCACAACGTCAACCacgcctccctccccagcctgtcTGTGGACGCCTGGGAACACGGCCCCAACGAGGGCCAGGCGGCCCACCATCTGCCCGACCGCCACagggccccctctccctcccactggcACAGCCCCCCGCCGTCCCAGACGCCCCCCGCCCCGCGCCCCCCCTCtgggtcctcctcccctctcggcCGTGGCCAAGACGAGAGTGGGCTTCCGAACAAGGAGGTGCCCTACTTCCGGCAGTCCTCCCTGGGCTCCGCCCAGCCGCCGCCCCCATCTCAGAACcacaccctccctgcctctagcTCCGCCTCCAGGCCGGGCctgccccctcccgcccccgtGCGCAACTGGTCGTGCTGGAGCCTGGATAGGCCCAGCGActcacctctcttcccccccacggacccccccctccacggcgccctgcctccccccagcccgccGCTACggaccccctctccttccccggtCGACTACAGTCAAGGAGCACCCATACCCGTGGAGCGCTGGGCAGAGAACGTGACCCGGTACTACAACTCCCAGCATGCCACTGGCTGCGTGGGGAGCGGATCGCCCAACGAGGAGCTGTCGGAGCTGGATTCTCTGTACCAGGCCAGCTTGCAGGCTTCCAGCATGCCGCGGGCTTCGCGAGGAGTCAGCCCCCAGCCCGGCAGCAAAACACGtaggtgtccccccccccctaaccctaacccagtttGGCCTGCGTTCACCAGGGATCTCTGTCTTGGAAAACAGGGTTCATCTATGTCTATTTGAAAAGTTGTGTGTTGGGACTTTTCGGTAGCTcttacagaagtgtgtgtgtgtgtgtgtgtagctgccaGGAAGATCCTCTCTGGCCTGGCCGCCCCTGGCCGCTCCAAGACCCCCACAGCCGAGATCGAGAGATACGCCTACAGAACGCCAAGCTACGCCAGCGGCCCCACGCCACACCCCAAGGTCAGCCCGTGTGCTAGCGTGGGTCTCACCCCGCGGGTTTTCatcacgagtgtgtgtgcgcgcgcgcgtgtgtggctgtgttaaccCCGTGCACGTGTCCGCAGCCCGCGTCCGGAGGGCCCAGCGAGCGCTCCGTGGCGGACGACGAGAGCTACAGCGCCGAGAACCTGCGGCGCATCGCCCGCAGTCTCAGCGGCACCGTCATCGGGGGCCGATCCGAGCACCTCGCCCCGTCACGCAGCTTTGTGAGtgtgacacgcacgcacgcttgtgctccacatcagacCACTACATCCCGTTTAGAAACCACCTCAGGATGAGCGccgaaaaaacaaacaaacgcccATTCAGCGCGTGCGGCCACAAACACACCCGCAGCGCTTCCTTAATGTGCACAGGCGCTCGCTAAACAAAGAGTGACGAACCTGACTGTCCCGACTGGGAAAGGCCACAGCTGTCAGCGGGGCTCAGCGCCTGCCTGTATGTGTTTCCTTCCTCAAGCACATCAATacatcaaccccccctcccacatcccttcaccctccctcccgacCTCATCCACAGTGCCACACCGCCATCTGGTGGTCGCTCGGTGCAACTGTTCGGCCGTGCGGCGCCCCGCGCGTTTCGCTCAGCAGGGAAAACTGCCCGAGGCCAATCTATAAATGTTTTAGCAATGATTTAGTTCCTCCATTAAGCCTTTAACCTCGCGTTCGGCTCGAATTTGCCGGCTGAGGAGCGAAGGGGCATCGCAGGGCACGTTTGCATCGGAAGGGGGGAGATGGTGAGGTACATTCGTCCTGAGTGCATTATTTTGTTCATCTTTATGTTCCCCTTGTCGTGGAGTCTCTGTTGCAGACTTGTCGGAAGTCGGTCATCCCTTGTCCACTTGTGTTTtaactcatctctctcccctcctcctcctcctccctgactcGCTTGGTTCTCTCACCCTGCGGtgctccacactctctctctctctctctctctctctctctctctctctctctctctctctctctcacaccaagGAGCCCCATGTAACCAGGACACCAAAGCATGCTGATCCCCGAGTcagcgcctcctcctcctcccggcgccccagcacctcctccctgcacctcccctcctcctcctccaccgctcgctaccctcctccccccacctccccccagtcccacccctttccccacaaccaccaccaacaccactaTGTCCCCCCCGCCCTAGCctcagcaccaccaccaccaccgccatcaTCACAGCACCCCCTTCAGCAGGCATCGCGGCCCCCCAGCGCAGGGCCGTCCGCTTGGGGACGCTCAGGTAACCATCGcccgcccctcctccatccccctcctccaccaccacccacagtaGTCTGAAGGCTTCTGGTTGCTTTCCTGGTAAGCCACAGGGAGCGTGGGCGGTGGAGAGCCATACactcactgtccctctctctctccctctctctctctcatggctCTCATCGTCTCTGCATGTGGGGTTCAGGGCACATCAGCAGTAACTGATTGTATACTGAAAGCGTTATTTTACCTGACACTTAGCCCCATGGGGATTAATGTAGCGGCATAAAGTAAACTAAATAGCGAACAAACCTTGGACGAAGGTAACCTATGTTGCTAAGGTAATGTCATAGCAACATCATGGAGAACAGTCACTCCCAGACTTAACGCCCTGTTTAACATGTTCCATCTCAGCCGTGCCCCCCGCTGTGTCCTAAtggtccttcctcccccccccctccgcaggAGATCCCCAGAAGGCCCAGCAGTTTCTGGCTATGTTTGACCGGGGTGAAGCTCTCCCCCGTGAAAACAACTACCACAGTGTTGCGCTGAGCTACGGCACTCTGCCCCGGGCACCTCGCAGGGCGAacggctcctcctccacctccctcccccggcccaGGGAGGGCCCCGGCCCCGCTGGCCCCTCCGGCGGCCTCTGGAGCCGGCCCGACCCTGGCTACACCACCCTAGCCCACCCCCGCCGCTCCGCCTCCAAGCCTGGCACCGCCAACGGGTTGTACAGGCAGCCGGGCAGGCCCAACGGCACCATGCccccgccccaccaccacctgccCGCCCCGTCCCACCATCCCCGCCGGCTGCCCGGGGAGACCCCGGCGCAGCCCCTCCGCCTGGACGTGCCCCCCGAGGGCGACTGGAGGACCCCTACCTGCAGGGTGGCTCCGCCCACGTCTGTCCGGGAGGCCCACCCTTTCCGCCAGCCCGCCCAGAGGTCCGAATGCCCGCCCGTCAGAGCGCAGCGCGCCCTCTACGGCGGCGCCCAGCTCTGCTCCCTGTGCCAACAGCTGCCCAGCGAGCCGTCGCGCCACTACTGCCAGGCCTGCGGGGCGTACATGGCACGCTTTCGCCACGCCAGCTGATCCAGCCCGGCCTGGTCAACacgctgtctctccccccccccccgtacacacctccctccccaaacaccccctcacctccaccccccccagttCGCTGGGTCTGCACAAAGGCCTgaggtgaaaacacacacacacacaagactcaaAGACTAGCACGTAGTCTCAGTCGTCACAAACCTCTGATTTTAATGAATGTCTTCACGACTGCAACACCTGTCATAGCGTCAGGGCCGATGGGAGCAGTTCCCAGTCCTCCGGTTGCACACGGCTCAGATGAGACTGAAGGGTGGAGGCAGCGTTTTGGATCAGGACTAAAGAGTTTTAAAAGAgatggaaaaactcccagatGCGAAACAAAAAGGAAAATCGTGAATACTTTGAAATCGTTACAAGACAGAAATGGTTGTTTTGTAATGTTGCAGCCTCACTCTGTACACTGCTTTGGATGGAAGAAGAGAACCGACTCTTTGGGGTCACACTTGGAACTAAGATTTCTTTagttactgtactactgtatttattttttctagGGTAAGTAGTCCTTAAATTATCTAACCAATTTAACCTGTTTGACCTGTAAATATAATCTGCAATAGACCTGCTGTACTTTTATCATTTCTATGAACTAGCTAGTTAGCATTATTTGGTAACTAACTGCTGTCTTGTAGTACGGATCTATGTATCTCTCATTTAGAGAGCCCTGTGCTAAAATACTCTAGAACTTTCTCTATGCTTTATGGCAGCCTTGCGACTGGTTAAGCATGGTCTTCAATGGAAATATACATTAAAAGGGAATCGCTTGACTTGGTGTACAATATTAAGAGAAATATATACAAGTgatctgtctttttttcttaGTGCAGTGAATTTACTAAACTGTGTCAAACACGTTTAGTGCACTTCATAAGTGTTCAACATTTTATCTTTTGCAGTTGTAAGTCTATTGACATTTCTCCCATTGTTCTGGGGGATGCTCAATGCTAGCATATTTTTGTACTAGAAGATAAACACAAGTTCAGAGGATGGTCATCCTGTCCACCTGGAAGGTACATCAGAGGTTTACAcacggacaggaagtgatgtcagcgGACATTCCATAGAGTGGGCATTTCTATAAGTTTAGAAACTAGTGCAT harbors:
- the usp54a gene encoding LOW QUALITY PROTEIN: inactive ubiquitin carboxyl-terminal hydrolase 54a (The sequence of the model RefSeq protein was modified relative to this genomic sequence to represent the inferred CDS: inserted 3 bases in 2 codons; deleted 3 bases in 3 codons), which gives rise to MWSGQVTDSEPVQRHSLRKSGPGDRKGGAGDRRRSSSRPRRSEEKSRGSRGDEASSAGYHSEGETLKEQQAPRAPPQSXSSSRLRDLRETMSNIIHSRAPLLLLLLRLGLHPPSPRRGGPAAAASAAHPPGASPPSAAAAGTHDWEAESTSSESXSPARPGAATRPAWRPRREALNIDSIFTRERRRQVGYSPLGASLPEDCGAPRRGAPRGRQRAWRRRPRLISMASSWTLPAPRGRGGVAGSSSPPRLIQRMESGYESSERNSNSPVSLDMPLGDRDPGMKKPSGSGPSWRTVPKSKSSSALLQDVKASRRGSVAAGEGRSELDELQEEVARRAREQEVQRRKEKEKEAAMGFNPRPSKFMDLDELQSQGKGDSLERCVSDAELLLDQSVRLEQAGEVAAALSVVTEAVSKLRLPMHEGDGANTHSRTVAEARLHKCMRRARGLQQRMQQESAALQPERRAAAARRAEEEQEPPCPPCPQGAPSKQPVSVQVLLTDTEEEPPANQDAAQGPPSPLHVKPLPLSAYSLPDAQSHDAAPASPRPTGSPTGDGRDWPGGYGPEGRQHWSQSACSRGTPLHNVNHASLPSLSVDAWEHGPNEGQAAHHLPDRHRAPSPSHWHSPPPSQTPPAPRPPSGSSSPLGRGQDESGLPNKEVPYFRQSSLGSAQPPPPSQNHTLPASSSASRPGLPPPAPVRNWSCWSLDRPSDSPLFPPTDPPLHGALPPPSPPLRTPSPSPVDYSQGAPIPVERWAENVTRYYNSQHATGCVGSGSPNEELSELDSLYQASLQASSMPRASRGVSPQPGSKTPARKILSGLAAPGRSKTPTAEIERYAYRTPSYASGPTPHPKPASGGPSERSVADDESYSAENLRRIARSLSGTVIGGRSEHLAPSRSFEPHVTRTPKHADPRVSASSSSRRPSTSSLHLPSSSSTARYPPPPTSPQSHPFPHNHHQHHYVPPALASAPPPPPPSSQHPLQQASRPPSAGPSAWGRSGDPQKAQQFLAMFDRGEALPRENNYHSVALSYGTLPRAPRRANGSSSTSLPRPREGPGPAGPSGGLWSRPDPGYTTLAHPRRSASKPGTANGLYRQPGRPNGTMPPPHHHLPAPSHHPRRLPGETPAQPLRLDVPPEGDWRTPTCRVAPPTSVREAHPFRQPAQRSECPPVRAQRALYGGAQLCSLCQQLPSEPSRHYCQACGAYMARFRHAS